The Streptomyces achromogenes genome window below encodes:
- a CDS encoding relaxase/mobilization nuclease domain-containing protein has product MIPRVHDMGTRTMGLLYYLYGPGTHEEHVDPHLVAAWDSLAPDPGRDPKATYGDLQRLLDQPVMALPKSARPAEHVWHLSVRAAPEDPILTDKQWADIARRMVAATGIAPEGDDAACRWAAVRHADDHIHIIATVVREDGRQARIRQDGARSQAEARKIEVDYGLRRLNAGDGTAAKRPTSAERHKAQRQGKERTPREELRETVRRAAAGVASEQEFFDRLAAAGLLIRQRTAPSGDLLGYTVALPDDRNEDQEPIFYSGSTLAPDLSLPRIRKRWSGSDPSHGSDTTTDRSADSTRISPSTARRRATTAVWQTVLVLDQGDDGQIAAHLAAAGEVLDALAKTSAAHTRRELRDAAWAFERATRSHIRAERGHDRALRQAARDLVYGGPALGRGEDGATAAMLIDMAFFLVTAVAHWHGKKQHAQQAAAARQAAEHLRAAYQAAAPMPLAALHQRGRRLSQPLRHKQAAYLRQAVPELAEQVLAEPGWYALAATLVDAESAGYDPAALLAEAAERRELDTAGSISDVLVWRLRRMADLPADASSMPEHTTAAPAATRGTAQRATKANDRSGKTR; this is encoded by the coding sequence ATGATTCCCCGCGTCCACGACATGGGCACCCGCACCATGGGGCTGCTCTACTACCTCTACGGGCCCGGCACGCACGAGGAGCACGTCGACCCCCACCTCGTCGCGGCGTGGGACAGCCTGGCCCCCGACCCCGGCCGCGACCCCAAGGCCACGTACGGCGACCTGCAGCGCCTGCTCGACCAGCCCGTCATGGCACTGCCCAAGAGCGCCAGGCCCGCCGAGCACGTGTGGCACCTCTCCGTGCGAGCCGCTCCCGAGGACCCGATCCTCACCGACAAGCAGTGGGCGGACATCGCCCGCCGCATGGTGGCCGCCACCGGCATCGCCCCCGAAGGCGACGATGCCGCCTGCCGCTGGGCAGCCGTCCGCCACGCCGACGACCACATCCACATCATCGCCACCGTCGTACGCGAGGACGGCCGCCAGGCCCGCATCCGCCAAGACGGCGCCCGCTCCCAGGCGGAAGCACGGAAGATCGAAGTCGACTACGGGCTGCGCAGATTGAACGCCGGTGACGGCACCGCCGCCAAACGCCCCACCAGCGCCGAACGCCACAAGGCCCAGCGCCAGGGCAAAGAACGCACCCCGCGCGAGGAGCTGCGGGAAACCGTGCGCCGCGCCGCCGCCGGCGTCGCCAGCGAACAGGAGTTCTTCGACCGCCTGGCCGCCGCCGGCCTGCTGATCCGCCAGCGCACCGCGCCCTCCGGCGACCTGCTCGGCTACACGGTCGCACTGCCCGACGACCGCAACGAGGACCAGGAACCGATCTTCTATTCCGGCTCCACCCTCGCGCCCGACCTCTCCCTGCCCCGCATCCGCAAACGGTGGTCCGGCTCCGATCCCAGCCACGGCAGCGACACAACCACCGACCGCTCCGCCGACTCGACGCGCATCAGCCCGTCGACCGCACGGCGCCGGGCGACAACGGCGGTCTGGCAGACCGTGCTCGTCCTCGACCAGGGCGACGACGGGCAGATCGCCGCGCACCTCGCCGCGGCCGGCGAGGTCCTCGACGCACTCGCCAAGACCTCGGCCGCACACACCCGCCGCGAACTCCGAGACGCCGCCTGGGCATTCGAGCGTGCCACCCGCTCCCACATCCGGGCCGAGCGGGGCCACGACCGCGCCCTGCGCCAAGCCGCCCGCGACCTCGTCTACGGCGGCCCCGCGCTCGGCCGAGGGGAGGACGGCGCCACCGCGGCGATGCTGATCGACATGGCGTTCTTCCTGGTCACCGCTGTCGCCCACTGGCACGGAAAGAAACAGCACGCCCAGCAGGCCGCTGCTGCCCGCCAGGCCGCCGAGCACCTGCGCGCCGCCTACCAGGCCGCCGCCCCCATGCCATTGGCCGCCCTGCATCAGCGCGGTCGGCGCCTGTCCCAGCCCTTGCGCCACAAGCAGGCCGCCTACCTGCGTCAGGCGGTGCCGGAGCTGGCAGAGCAGGTCCTGGCCGAGCCCGGCTGGTACGCCCTGGCCGCCACCCTCGTTGACGCCGAGAGCGCCGGTTATGACCCGGCCGCGCTCCTGGCCGAAGCCGCCGAGCGACGGGAGCTGGACACCGCCGGCTCGATCAGCGACGTGCTCGTGTGGCGGCTGCGGCGGATGGCCGATCTGCCCGCAGACGCATCCTCCATGCCCGAGCACACCACCGCCGCGCCCGCGGCCACCCGCGGGACCGCACAGCGCGCGACGAAGGCCAACGACCGTTCCGGCAAGACCCGTTGA
- a CDS encoding plasmid mobilization protein gives MAEAVQRRGALDRGDATEGGSHPEEETTHPCHNPHCTHSASAPPSQPPARNRPPKTKSSKRKHLITSRFNDAEKQSVLDAAAACAMTPSGFLAHAALSAARDLTRTAAEVAGEREVIAELFGLRRHLGQIGNNLNQVAKSLNSGGDAPQAAAVLAAVHRAAQRVDTFTQHYLDSERPAA, from the coding sequence GTGGCGGAAGCGGTCCAGCGCCGGGGGGCACTGGACCGTGGGGATGCGACCGAGGGCGGCTCGCATCCTGAGGAGGAGACGACTCACCCGTGCCACAACCCGCACTGCACGCACAGTGCGAGCGCGCCGCCGAGTCAGCCGCCCGCGCGTAACCGCCCGCCCAAGACCAAGAGCAGCAAGCGCAAGCACCTGATCACCAGCCGATTCAACGACGCCGAGAAGCAGTCCGTCCTCGACGCCGCAGCAGCATGCGCCATGACGCCGTCCGGCTTCCTCGCCCACGCCGCCCTAAGCGCCGCCCGCGATCTGACCCGCACGGCGGCCGAGGTCGCCGGCGAACGCGAAGTGATCGCCGAGCTGTTCGGTCTGCGCCGTCACCTCGGCCAGATCGGCAACAACCTCAACCAGGTTGCCAAGAGCCTCAATTCAGGCGGTGACGCCCCGCAGGCCGCAGCGGTCCTCGCCGCTGTGCACCGTGCCGCACAGCGTGTGGACACCTTCACCCAGCACTACCTGGACAGCGAGCGTCCGGCTGCATGA
- a CDS encoding WhiB family transcriptional regulator, whose translation MRHITTNHTPAPTIRGIADHSWQERGLCHGLPAKDIDELFFHAARNRAAIDEAKAICGSCPVKKACFDYALDNEIRHGMWGGLTEDERRPWHARVNKRLEYSRVKAAFEGRDVHLSDAEREAVTRHAYVRGWSPERLAYALRLDLDWARDLMRNAAHAVADRDRYWGQVDEAEAADDEYVEDENAEDAASPVQVPRQVQTHALIAALRKAA comes from the coding sequence TTGCGCCACATCACCACCAACCACACCCCCGCCCCGACGATCCGGGGCATCGCCGACCACAGCTGGCAGGAACGGGGCCTGTGCCACGGCCTGCCGGCCAAGGACATCGACGAGCTGTTCTTCCACGCAGCCCGCAACCGCGCAGCCATCGACGAGGCCAAGGCGATCTGCGGCAGCTGCCCAGTGAAGAAGGCGTGCTTCGACTACGCCCTCGACAACGAGATCCGCCACGGCATGTGGGGCGGGCTCACCGAGGACGAGCGCCGCCCCTGGCACGCCCGAGTCAACAAGCGCCTGGAGTACAGCCGCGTCAAGGCCGCGTTCGAGGGCCGCGACGTCCACCTCAGCGACGCCGAGCGCGAAGCCGTCACGCGCCACGCCTACGTCCGCGGCTGGAGCCCCGAGCGTCTCGCCTACGCACTGCGGCTCGACCTCGACTGGGCGCGCGACCTGATGCGCAACGCCGCACACGCTGTCGCCGACCGCGACCGCTACTGGGGGCAAGTCGACGAGGCCGAGGCAGCCGACGACGAGTACGTCGAGGACGAAAACGCCGAGGACGCCGCCTCACCGGTACAGGTGCCCCGCCAGGTGCAGACCCACGCCCTGATAGCCGCTCTCCGAAAGGCCGCATGA
- a CDS encoding zinc finger domain-containing protein: MNPREVAAVLAYLGRLDPRTMRTDTGEARDQIAQWHELLGDVPFATAHGWDVREAIKAHVLASPYPILPVDVARRWRAYRRDRLDRHTDPTPVADPDDPAAWRAELLGTRHAVAAGATAPATHRQITSGGPHPDIEKRLAAIGSCIPATVRADLAKYRPARAAREAAIAAGGPDVLSVRCEWCHASEGEPCRSRRVGLDGRARGNAPRATPHPSRIDLAAAARIQQVAA; this comes from the coding sequence TTGAACCCACGTGAAGTTGCTGCCGTCCTCGCTTATCTCGGCCGCCTCGACCCGCGCACGATGCGCACTGACACGGGCGAAGCCCGTGACCAGATCGCCCAGTGGCACGAGCTGCTCGGCGACGTGCCCTTCGCCACCGCCCACGGCTGGGACGTGCGTGAGGCGATCAAGGCGCATGTGCTCGCCTCCCCGTACCCGATCCTGCCGGTGGACGTCGCCCGCCGCTGGCGCGCCTACCGCCGCGACCGCCTGGACCGGCACACCGACCCCACCCCGGTCGCCGACCCGGACGACCCGGCCGCCTGGCGAGCCGAGCTCCTCGGCACCCGGCACGCGGTAGCCGCAGGGGCCACCGCCCCCGCCACACACCGGCAGATCACCAGCGGCGGACCGCACCCTGACATCGAGAAGCGCCTCGCGGCCATCGGCTCGTGCATCCCGGCCACCGTACGCGCCGACCTTGCCAAATATCGGCCCGCCCGCGCCGCCCGCGAGGCCGCCATCGCCGCCGGAGGCCCCGACGTGCTCAGCGTGCGATGCGAGTGGTGCCACGCCAGCGAGGGCGAGCCCTGTCGCAGCCGGCGCGTCGGCCTCGACGGACGGGCCAGGGGCAACGCCCCGCGTGCCACCCCGCACCCGAGCCGCATTGATCTCGCCGCGGCAGCACGCATCCAGCAGGTGGCAGCGTGA
- a CDS encoding helix-turn-helix domain-containing protein, which translates to MSRDTREWAWEYSASRGNARLVLLSIADRIPDEQCVAWASLTSLMKRTNASRNAVRGALVALADSGELEVLDDLDGPQHSTVYRLPRAAAWLAKVAAARKDDPETYVEPLAESDPVPELDIERLRKHGIWPKAGSESDPHGQNLTGSDPDPSRQNPTPPRVRSRPLPGADSDPQNRSEPKVNRRYSSRGAANLTSAADWEIDEESRSWAQQQGHLTRLGEQGLQAADTKWRSHRAAWSPRTAAAWAADWRTWIAREHNPTPGRPNLYALPGGTPAARAGMTRAEAHTAALLAALDEPTGTE; encoded by the coding sequence ATGAGCCGGGATACCCGCGAATGGGCGTGGGAGTACAGCGCCAGCCGCGGAAACGCGCGCCTGGTCCTGCTGTCGATCGCCGACCGGATCCCCGACGAGCAGTGCGTCGCCTGGGCGTCCCTCACTTCGCTGATGAAGCGCACTAACGCAAGCCGCAACGCCGTGCGAGGCGCCTTGGTCGCGCTGGCCGACAGCGGCGAACTGGAAGTCCTCGACGACCTCGACGGCCCGCAGCACAGCACGGTCTACCGGCTGCCGCGCGCCGCTGCGTGGCTGGCCAAGGTCGCGGCGGCCCGGAAGGACGACCCCGAGACGTACGTCGAGCCCCTGGCCGAATCCGATCCGGTGCCCGAGCTGGACATCGAGCGGCTGCGCAAACACGGCATCTGGCCCAAGGCCGGGTCGGAATCCGACCCCCATGGCCAGAATCTGACCGGGTCAGATCCCGACCCCTCTCGTCAGAATCCGACCCCTCCCCGGGTCAGATCCCGACCCCTCCCCGGGGCAGATTCTGACCCCCAGAACCGTAGTGAACCGAAGGTGAACCGTAGGTACAGCAGCAGGGGTGCTGCCAACCTCACCTCCGCCGCGGACTGGGAGATCGACGAGGAGAGCCGCTCCTGGGCGCAGCAGCAGGGACACCTCACCCGCCTCGGCGAGCAGGGGCTCCAGGCCGCCGACACGAAGTGGCGCTCCCACCGAGCGGCATGGAGCCCGCGCACCGCCGCCGCGTGGGCCGCCGACTGGCGCACCTGGATCGCTCGCGAGCACAACCCCACACCGGGACGACCCAACCTCTACGCCCTGCCCGGCGGCACCCCCGCCGCCAGGGCTGGCATGACCCGAGCCGAGGCGCACACCGCCGCCCTGCTCGCCGCGCTCGACGAACCGACTGGAACGGAGTAA
- a CDS encoding helix-turn-helix domain-containing protein — protein sequence MVESSGSAEVPSGSSGGRQLSLADKLNHLFETVKNPATGKRYTNAEVSRAIREAGEADGLTVSESAISQLRSGAKPNPTVNTVEALARHFNVTPQYFFPDFDAEESEKIRASMELIAAVGDSKVRGLALRANGLSADSLKMITTVIEQARRLEGLDKPDNPSVT from the coding sequence ATGGTGGAGTCCAGCGGATCGGCGGAGGTGCCCTCGGGGTCGTCCGGCGGTCGGCAGCTGAGCCTCGCCGACAAGCTGAACCACCTCTTCGAAACGGTGAAGAACCCGGCGACGGGCAAGAGGTACACCAACGCGGAGGTATCTCGCGCGATCCGTGAGGCCGGCGAGGCGGACGGCCTCACTGTCTCGGAGAGCGCCATTTCGCAGCTACGCTCCGGAGCCAAGCCGAACCCGACCGTGAATACCGTCGAAGCGCTGGCGCGCCACTTCAATGTCACACCCCAATACTTCTTCCCTGACTTCGACGCCGAGGAGTCCGAGAAGATCCGGGCCTCCATGGAGCTGATCGCGGCCGTGGGGGACAGCAAGGTGCGAGGGCTCGCACTGCGAGCCAATGGACTCTCGGCCGACAGCCTCAAAATGATCACGACGGTAATTGAACAGGCACGTCGCCTAGAGGGTCTTGATAAGCCTGACAATCCCTCAGTAACGTGA
- a CDS encoding MAB_1171c family putative transporter encodes MNTPTLVAGSLWLVTVWRLPSIRHSHKQRSLALTFAALAAAMTFEVPAVKAAISDNAGVTSLTPLLKHLLGVTSAAFLLDFIVAVVRPQGLARRTRLAAIAATLPLMVLFYALANWMPGGPVRVGDGERAIYPVLYTAVFTLYIGIAMFVATWLFLSGVRHSRTLLGRAGLGLMGLGTLLGSLYALQRVGFVTLDLATGVRYPTLEYQISTALKQLAILSIALGSCLPPLSVAVEYVRSWIVLRRLQPLWKRLTDAAPHVVLSATVPKQRVGFRLERCVIEIEDACLALREYVSVDVRERARALAFQKGVSEQEVDAVTEAAWLRVAASAARTGNQLEGVEHPPLGVTGRDRPSELAWLHAVSRAYASSPVVTEFTRQEVALASLPAGGPEKDSSHDN; translated from the coding sequence ATGAACACTCCGACCCTCGTCGCCGGCTCCCTGTGGCTCGTGACCGTATGGCGTCTGCCGTCCATCCGTCACTCCCACAAGCAGCGGAGCCTTGCGCTGACGTTCGCGGCCCTGGCTGCGGCCATGACCTTCGAGGTGCCCGCCGTCAAAGCCGCTATCAGCGACAACGCCGGCGTCACCAGCCTTACTCCGCTGCTGAAACACCTGCTCGGCGTTACCTCCGCGGCCTTCCTCCTGGACTTCATCGTTGCTGTCGTCCGCCCGCAGGGCCTAGCCCGCCGCACCAGGCTGGCAGCGATCGCAGCCACGCTCCCCCTCATGGTCCTCTTCTATGCGCTGGCGAACTGGATGCCAGGTGGGCCAGTACGGGTCGGCGACGGTGAGCGCGCCATCTATCCGGTTCTCTACACGGCCGTCTTCACGCTCTACATCGGCATCGCCATGTTCGTCGCCACCTGGCTTTTCCTCAGCGGCGTCCGGCACAGCCGCACCCTCCTGGGCAGGGCCGGCCTCGGCCTCATGGGGCTCGGCACGCTGCTCGGCAGCCTCTATGCCCTGCAACGCGTCGGCTTCGTCACGCTGGACCTCGCCACCGGAGTCCGGTATCCGACGCTGGAGTACCAGATCTCCACCGCACTCAAGCAGCTGGCGATTCTGTCGATCGCGCTCGGCAGCTGCCTGCCACCGCTCTCCGTGGCTGTGGAGTACGTCAGATCCTGGATCGTTCTCAGGCGGCTCCAGCCTTTGTGGAAGCGCCTGACTGACGCTGCTCCCCACGTGGTGCTCTCCGCAACGGTTCCAAAGCAGCGTGTCGGCTTCCGACTTGAACGGTGCGTCATCGAAATCGAGGACGCATGCCTGGCGCTACGTGAATACGTGTCAGTTGATGTCCGCGAGCGGGCTCGCGCGCTCGCCTTCCAAAAAGGCGTAAGTGAGCAGGAAGTTGATGCTGTGACAGAAGCTGCCTGGCTGCGCGTGGCCGCTAGCGCCGCTCGAACAGGAAACCAACTTGAAGGTGTTGAGCACCCGCCCCTCGGCGTCACTGGAAGGGACCGGCCGAGTGAACTCGCGTGGCTCCACGCGGTATCCCGCGCCTACGCTTCTTCACCCGTCGTAACAGAATTCACCCGCCAGGAAGTCGCACTTGCCTCCTTGCCGGCAGGTGGACCGGAAAAGGACTCCTCCCATGACAACTGA
- a CDS encoding tetratricopeptide repeat protein encodes MPHALRRVALCRRQADTKITIYSWSIGRDSVIWYGESSRLGRRHRPAGDGPGECSTQRQQRRLVPLPLAGGGRAGGHDRGDDADGGPVAERFGQQVGDVADGGGGPCNTGDLAGAEEQVARVRQMCTAKLGADHPYTITISCDLARVLTVADRSEEAHTLAAQVLPTVVRVLGDANTHPTTARTRSYPAELRS; translated from the coding sequence ATGCCCCACGCCCTGAGGCGAGTCGCTCTATGCCGACGGCAGGCAGACACCAAGATCACGATCTACAGCTGGAGTATTGGTCGCGACTCCGTGATCTGGTACGGCGAATCTTCTCGCCTGGGGAGGCGACACCGCCCAGCGGGCGACGGGCCCGGCGAGTGCTCGACTCAGCGGCAACAGCGTCGCCTTGTTCCGCTGCCCCTCGCCGGAGGCGGGCGGGCTGGTGGGCATGATCGGGGTGATGATGCCGATGGTGGCCCGGTCGCAGAGAGGTTCGGACAGCAGGTCGGCGACGTGGCAGATGGCGGCGGGGGCCCTTGCAACACCGGTGACCTGGCAGGCGCCGAAGAGCAGGTCGCACGCGTACGGCAGATGTGCACCGCGAAGCTCGGCGCCGACCACCCCTACACGATCACCATCAGCTGCGACCTCGCCCGCGTCCTCACCGTCGCCGACCGGTCCGAGGAAGCCCATACCCTCGCCGCCCAGGTCCTCCCCACCGTGGTGCGCGTCCTCGGCGATGCCAACACACACCCAACGACTGCGCGAACTCGCAGCTACCCAGCGGAATTACGGTCCTGA
- a CDS encoding DUF6624 domain-containing protein, producing the protein MNHDLAAELHRRAEQDQAARRLAAKTRDGREMCRIDAENTAWLKQVIAEHGWPGAALMGAQGAEEAWLLAQHADLAPAFQRQALELLKAAVAAGDASPRQLAYLTDRVLVAAGEPQVYGTQYTDDPDGSNLRLQPVADPDRLDERRAAMGLEPAADYDQRMRGH; encoded by the coding sequence ATGAACCACGACCTCGCCGCCGAGCTCCACCGCCGCGCCGAACAAGACCAAGCTGCACGGCGCCTCGCGGCCAAGACTCGTGACGGACGCGAGATGTGCCGGATCGACGCAGAAAACACCGCCTGGCTCAAGCAGGTAATCGCCGAACACGGCTGGCCAGGTGCCGCGTTAATGGGCGCGCAGGGAGCTGAGGAGGCATGGCTTCTTGCCCAACACGCCGATCTCGCGCCCGCCTTCCAGCGCCAGGCGCTCGAACTCCTGAAGGCTGCGGTCGCGGCCGGAGACGCCTCTCCACGCCAGCTCGCCTACCTCACCGACCGGGTCCTGGTCGCAGCTGGCGAACCCCAGGTGTACGGAACGCAGTACACCGACGACCCAGACGGCTCGAACCTGCGCCTGCAGCCCGTTGCCGACCCCGATCGGCTCGATGAACGCCGCGCCGCGATGGGTCTGGAACCAGCGGCGGACTACGACCAACGCATGCGCGGTCACTGA
- a CDS encoding restriction endonuclease, whose translation MFDEDGSLDPLLKFLLYAVLALAIGKMVWEWLTDDVSRWITVDLWGLIADHPWWTGFIAVGALATLTLVTRLLSFRFGAGTYAYVGDGEDYASTAAPGEAVDPDVLTFKMKQLAAMTATGFEQACADLLARDGFRRTRRVGGAGDLGVDVTARDHDDRLLILQCKQYQNPVGSGHVQKFNGTARLHHGADVPIMIGLNGFTQPAIDFAAHHDLILMGRPELKKWAHGQHLYDVLGIPSTTQ comes from the coding sequence GTGTTCGATGAAGACGGGTCGCTCGACCCGCTGCTGAAGTTTCTGTTGTACGCCGTCCTTGCGCTGGCCATCGGCAAGATGGTGTGGGAGTGGCTCACGGACGACGTCAGCCGGTGGATCACCGTGGACCTGTGGGGGCTGATAGCCGATCACCCCTGGTGGACCGGCTTCATCGCCGTCGGCGCACTGGCCACACTCACCCTCGTTACGAGGCTGCTGTCGTTCCGGTTCGGCGCCGGCACGTACGCCTACGTCGGTGACGGCGAGGACTACGCGTCCACCGCCGCACCGGGCGAAGCCGTGGATCCGGATGTGTTGACCTTCAAGATGAAGCAACTCGCCGCGATGACCGCGACGGGCTTCGAGCAGGCGTGCGCCGATCTCCTAGCCCGTGACGGCTTCCGCAGGACACGGCGGGTGGGAGGCGCCGGAGACCTCGGCGTGGACGTCACCGCCCGCGACCACGACGATCGGCTCCTGATCTTGCAATGCAAGCAGTACCAGAACCCCGTCGGATCGGGGCACGTGCAGAAGTTCAACGGCACGGCACGCCTCCACCACGGAGCCGATGTACCGATCATGATCGGCCTCAACGGCTTCACTCAGCCTGCGATCGACTTCGCCGCGCACCACGACCTCATCCTCATGGGCCGTCCCGAACTGAAGAAATGGGCCCACGGCCAGCACCTGTACGACGTCCTCGGCATCCCGAGCACGACGCAGTGA
- a CDS encoding restriction endonuclease — MGRKRLRLRRPHGAPEVLSAALVALAALVLTFQMAAAAVGALKDAWPFLLALVLLAGAVGAWRIARTVHGRRRAAERLATLRITLAEFDAMDDRQFEHALRDLLVRDGWSARRVGGSGDQAADVISDHTHVGRIVVQAKHTRVGGKVGSSVMYAVKGTAGPVHRADHAVVVTNGTFTRDAMAWGDRHSVHWVDRNRLRRWAETGTALHELLGLSARSRRARFRRAA; from the coding sequence ATGGGGCGTAAGCGGTTACGCCTTCGCCGCCCGCACGGCGCGCCCGAGGTCCTCTCGGCCGCGCTCGTGGCATTGGCCGCCCTGGTCCTGACGTTCCAAATGGCCGCCGCGGCGGTCGGAGCACTCAAGGACGCCTGGCCGTTCCTCTTGGCCCTGGTCCTGCTGGCGGGGGCCGTCGGGGCCTGGCGGATCGCGCGCACGGTGCACGGTAGACGGCGTGCCGCCGAGCGGCTGGCCACGCTGCGGATCACCCTGGCCGAGTTCGACGCCATGGACGACCGGCAGTTCGAGCACGCGTTGCGGGACCTGTTGGTCCGCGACGGCTGGTCGGCACGCCGCGTGGGCGGCAGCGGCGATCAGGCCGCTGACGTCATCAGTGACCACACGCACGTTGGGCGGATCGTCGTCCAGGCCAAGCACACCCGCGTCGGCGGGAAGGTGGGGTCCTCGGTCATGTACGCGGTGAAAGGGACGGCTGGCCCGGTCCACCGCGCCGACCACGCCGTCGTCGTCACCAACGGCACCTTCACCCGTGACGCCATGGCCTGGGGCGACCGGCACAGCGTCCACTGGGTCGACCGGAACAGACTCCGGCGCTGGGCGGAGACCGGCACCGCGCTGCACGAGCTCCTCGGGCTGTCCGCACGCTCCCGCCGCGCCCGGTTCAGGCGCGCCGCCTGA
- a CDS encoding carbon-nitrogen hydrolase family protein translates to MSEARNPKSVRLAVAQTPVREDPRDVEALRESGSEVRALMREAAAQGARIVHFPEGAICFPSKFVMSVDGPDTVGPADWDRCQWPVLQSELAAIAEQARELRLWTVIASVHRLTEPNRPHNSLYVISDRGAVVTRYDERLLSKTKISYMYSPGDSPVTFEVDGVRFGCLLGMEIHYPELFAEYEKLDVDCVLFSTSGTPGNTAAQAQGHAAVNSYWVSLSGPTQHSATAPSGIVAPNGDWLARCPADDSPSVAVVNLDDSAEAATWALTYARPWRREARAGIYTDHQVIDPRSEDRTAAF, encoded by the coding sequence ATGTCGGAAGCAAGGAATCCCAAGAGCGTGCGGCTTGCCGTAGCGCAGACCCCCGTACGCGAAGACCCCCGAGACGTTGAAGCGCTGCGCGAAAGCGGGAGTGAGGTCCGTGCTCTGATGCGCGAGGCCGCTGCTCAGGGAGCGAGGATCGTGCACTTTCCGGAAGGCGCGATCTGCTTTCCCAGCAAGTTCGTCATGTCTGTCGACGGCCCGGACACGGTCGGCCCGGCGGACTGGGACCGGTGCCAGTGGCCGGTACTCCAATCGGAGTTGGCCGCGATCGCCGAGCAGGCCCGCGAGTTGCGGCTGTGGACGGTGATCGCATCGGTGCACCGCCTGACCGAGCCGAACCGCCCGCACAACAGCCTCTACGTCATCTCCGATCGCGGCGCCGTCGTCACGCGTTATGACGAGCGCCTGCTGTCGAAGACGAAGATCTCGTACATGTACTCGCCGGGCGACTCACCGGTGACCTTCGAGGTCGACGGTGTGCGCTTCGGCTGCCTGCTCGGCATGGAGATCCACTACCCGGAATTGTTCGCAGAATACGAGAAACTGGATGTCGACTGCGTCCTGTTCTCCACCAGCGGCACCCCGGGTAACACCGCCGCCCAAGCCCAAGGCCACGCCGCGGTCAACAGCTACTGGGTCAGCCTGTCAGGGCCGACACAGCACAGCGCCACCGCACCGTCCGGAATCGTCGCTCCCAACGGCGACTGGCTTGCGCGGTGCCCCGCGGACGACTCCCCATCGGTAGCCGTCGTGAACCTCGACGACAGTGCCGAGGCCGCCACATGGGCACTGACCTACGCGCGTCCCTGGCGTCGTGAGGCGCGCGCGGGCATCTACACCGACCACCAGGTGATCGACCCGCGCAGCGAAGACCGGACAGCGGCCTTCTAG
- a CDS encoding nucleotidyltransferase domain-containing protein: MSHYSMSAKDVVALVERLDAHGVDACVGGGWGVDALLGEQTREHSDLDVWAPAVHLEPLFVAFAELGVDRIFPWPGDRPWNFVLHDGVRLRVDLHLYEPLADGSLHYGSVVDGGAFPAEALAGHGLIAGTAVRCESAEWAVRWHTGYPARDVDRHDVPLLCQRFGITVPEGFEPLEERLPKRPA; the protein is encoded by the coding sequence GTGAGCCATTATTCGATGTCAGCCAAGGATGTAGTCGCGCTTGTGGAGCGGCTCGACGCCCACGGCGTAGATGCGTGTGTTGGCGGCGGGTGGGGCGTGGATGCGCTGCTCGGGGAGCAGACGCGAGAACATTCCGACCTTGACGTATGGGCGCCGGCCGTACATCTTGAGCCGTTGTTCGTCGCGTTCGCGGAGCTTGGTGTTGACCGGATCTTCCCGTGGCCTGGTGACAGGCCGTGGAACTTCGTCTTGCACGACGGTGTTCGGTTGCGGGTCGACTTGCACCTCTACGAGCCGCTCGCGGACGGATCGCTGCACTACGGATCCGTGGTGGATGGCGGTGCTTTTCCGGCTGAGGCACTCGCCGGACATGGTTTGATTGCCGGGACTGCGGTGCGGTGCGAGTCGGCTGAGTGGGCGGTGCGCTGGCATACGGGATACCCGGCCCGTGATGTCGATCGCCACGATGTGCCGTTGCTGTGCCAGCGGTTCGGGATCACTGTGCCTGAAGGCTTCGAGCCGCTTGAGGAGCGTTTGCCTAAGCGTCCGGCATAG